Proteins from a genomic interval of Solea solea chromosome 10, fSolSol10.1, whole genome shotgun sequence:
- the unc93b1 gene encoding protein unc-93 homolog B1, with translation MMDGTDVEEKLDDADFIAPLNGDINELLDVGQEGNIQGQMEEFLGPHSEYNEEEEERKYYRRKRLGVIKNVVAASVGAMIVYSVYMGLLQMQLILHYDMTYREVKYSNLGLEDIDRKILMGINVTPIIGLLYTPVLIRFLGTKWMMFLASGIYALFVSTNYWERYYTLVPSAVAIGVVIVPFWASLGNYITRMAQQYYEYVNYKEEHVQEQKKLPKGVCHRYIIVFQSVFHIIFQLSFVFAEFPMRLVLNNTNLNDNKHILSNVKVCGAAVSGLIPGFNNTVLSRLPRSMLLIQVESILMGFAFLAMVIFLVLCGAAYRPTEEIDLRSIGWGNIFQLPFKHLRDYRLRLLCPFFIYSGFETMFAISGFSLSYGVCILGLDKLWLLIVVYGLSSSIFSSLSLCLLRLPRWLCLVSGAFVHFVLLVALQVFSLQRESDKSYSEYLGPLLVISILWGLGTALNKTGISTLLGILYAEEKERLDFVYTIYHWFQAIAIFVVYLWSSLPMRAKLSILMAILLLSCYCYWVMERRLARDVRPRLPRIPRPRHKVKGYRYLEDDNSDESDSEKSEEEVEIEEEHVEEEMDREERGQNGGAQGVDLPRARRRGAQGHWHNLEDNYDGDGEEGEGGA, from the exons ATGGATGGAACTGATGTAGAGGAGAAGCTAGATGATGCTGATTTTATAGCACCACTGAATGGTGACATCAATGAACTGCTAGATGTGGGACAAGAGGGAAACATTCAGGGCCAG ATGGAGGAGTTTTTGGGTCCACATTCAGAGTacaatgaggaggaggaggagaggaagtaCTACAGGAGGAAGAGGCTGGGAGTCATCAAGAATGTTGTTGCGGCCAGTGTTGGAGCCATGATTGTGTATAGTGTGTATATGG GCCTCCTACAAATGCAGCTGATCCTTCATTACGACATGACGTACCGGGAGGTAAAGTACAGTAACCTCGGCCTGGAGGACATCGACCGTAAGATCTTAATGGGCATTAATGTGACACCCATTATAGGCCTGCTGTacacacctgtccttatcaG gtttttagGTACTAAGTGGATGATGTTCCTGGCTTCAGGAATCTACGCACTCTTTGTCTCAACTAATTACTGGGAGCGTTACTACACACTGGTTCCGTCAGCCGTAGCCATCGGCGTGGTCATCGTGCCGTTCTGGGCCTCTTTGGGCAATTACATTACTCG GATGGCGCAGCAGTATTACGAGTACGTCAACTACAAGGAAGAACATGTGCAGGAGCAGAAGAAGCTTCCTAAAGGAGTTTGTCATCGTTACATCATTGTCTTCCAGTCAGTCTTTCACATCATCTTTCAA CTGAGTTTTGTCTTTGCCGAGTTCCCCATGCGGCTCGTCCTCAACAACACCAACCTcaatgacaacaaacacattctcaGCAACGTCAAAGTCTGTG GTGCAGCGGTTAGTGGTTTGATCCCTGGCTTCAACAACACTGTGCTAAGCAGACTGCCCCGTTCCATGCTGCTCATCCAGGTGGAGAGTATCCTCATGGGCTTCGCCTTCCTGGCCATGGTCATT TTTCTTGTCTTGTGCGGCGCCGCCTACCGACCAACAGAAGAGATCGACCTCCGGAGCATCGGCTGGGGAAACATCTTCCAGCTGCCTTTTAAACACCTGAGAGATTACAGGCTGCGACTGCTCTGTCCCTTTTTCATCTACAGTGGCTTTGAAACGATGTTTGCCATCAGCGGATTCTCTCTG TCCTATGGTGTCTGTATTTTGGGCCTGGATAAGCTGTGGCTCCTTATCGTCGTCTACGGCCTCTCCAGCTCCATCTTCTCCTcgctctccctctgcctcctaCGCCTCCCACGCTGGCTGTGTCTGGTGAGCGGTGCCTTTGTGCACTTTGTGTTGCTGGTGGCTCTCCAAGTCTTCTCTCTACAGCGTGAGAGTGACAAGTCGTATTCGGAGTATCTGGGCCCTCTGCTGGTCATTTCCATACTGTGGGGTCTCGGCACTGCCCTGAACAAGACGGGCATCAGCA ctctGCTCGGTATTCTGTATGCTGAGGAAAAGGAACGCCTGGATTTTGTGTACACCATCTATCACTGGTTCCAGGCCATCGCCATCTTCGTCGTCTACCTGTGGTCCTCCCTGCCTATGAGG GCCAAACTCTCCATCCTTATGGCTATTTTACTCTTGTCCTGCTACTGCTACTGGGTGATGGAGCGCCGGCTGGCCAGGGATGTACGTCCAAGACTGCCTCGTATCCCTCGACCACGACACAAG GTCAAAGGTTACCGCTACCTGGAAGACGACAACTCGGATGAGTCGGACTCTGAGAAaagtgaggaggaagtggagatAGAGGAAGAGCATGTGGAGGAAGAGATGGACAGGGAAGAAAGGGGCCAAAATGGAGGGGCCCAGGGAGTTGACTTACCCAGGGccaggaggagaggagcacaGGGTCACTGGCACAATTTGGAGGACAATTatgatggagatggagaggaaggagaaggaggggcgTGA